The following proteins are encoded in a genomic region of Pyrus communis chromosome 11, drPyrComm1.1, whole genome shotgun sequence:
- the LOC137708280 gene encoding protoporphyrinogen oxidase, mitochondrial: protein MSSPTKQDQQSSVKRVAVVGAGVSGLAAAYKLKSHGFDVAVFEAEGRAGGKLRSVSRDGLIWDEGANTMTESETEVQTLLDNLGLREKQQFPISQTKRYIVRNGSPVLLPTNPIALITSNFLSAQSKLQIILEPYLWKKKGVSDDNTQESVGGFFQRHFGPEVVDYLIDPFVAGTSGGDPESLSMRHSFPDLWNMEKRFGSVISGAIKSKLSAKKEKSGQTKGSVEKGKRQRGSFSFHGGMQTLTDTLCNQFGKDELKLNSKVLSLSYSHDGKSAFENWSVSSAAKDDKHSQSLSVDAVVMTAPLCNVKEMNITKRGTLFPLDFFPEVDYIPLSVIITTFKKEDVKRPLEGFGVLVPSKEQTNGLKTLGTLFSSMMFPDRAPSDLHLYTTFVGGSRNKELAKASTDELKKIVTSDIRHLLGAEGEPTSVNHYHWSKAFPLYGRNYDSVIEAIEKMEKNLPGFFYAGNHRAGLSVGKAIASGCKSAELVIAYLESPPDEKTRRE, encoded by the exons ATGAGCTCACCCACCAAACAAGATCAACAGA gcTCTGTTAAAAGAGTAGCTGTTGTTGGTGCTGGTGTAAG CGGGCTTGCTGCAGCCTACAAGCTGAAATCACATGGTTTTGACGTCGCGGTGTTCGAAGCCGAGGGAAGAGCTGGAGGGAAGCTCAGAAGCGTTTCGCGTGACGGTCTTATTTGGGATGAAGGAGCAAACACAATG ACCGAGAGTGAAACGGAGGTCCAAACTTTGCTTGATAATCTTGGACTAagagaaaaacaacaattt CCGATTTCACAGACTAAGCGTTATATTGTAAGGAATGGGTCGCCTGTGCTG TTACCTACCAATCCAATCGCGCTGATCACGAGCAATTTTCTTTCAGCACAATCAAAG CTTCAGATTATTCTAGAGCCATATTTATGGAAGAAAAAAGGAGTTTCCGACGATAACACCCAAGAAAG TGTGGGTGGGTTCTTTCAGCGTCATTTTGGGCCAGAG GTTGTTGATTATCTCATTGACCCCTTTGTTGCCGGCACAAGTGGTGGAGATCCCGAATCACTTTCT ATGCGCCATTCTTTTCCGGATTTATGGAACATGGAAAAAAG GTTTGGTTCTGTTATATCTGGGgcaattaaatcaaaattatctgccaaaaaggaaaaaagtggACAAACAAAGGGTTCTGTAGAAAAAGGGAAGCGTCAGCGGGGTTCATTTTCCTTTCATGGTGGAATGCAG ACACTCACGGATACCTTGTGCAACCAGTTTGGCAAAGATGAGCTTAAACTGAACTCAAAGGTTTTGTCGTTATCTTATAGTCATGATGGGAAGTCTGCATTTGAAAATTGGTCTGTTTCCTCTGCTGCTAAGGATGACAAGCATTCACAAAGTTTATCTGTTGACGCTGTAGTCATGACG GCTCCACTGTGTAACGTCAAAGAAATGAATATCACGAAAAGAGGAACTCTCTTCCCTCTTGATTTTTTTCCTGAG GTGGATTATATACCACTATCAGTGATAATAACGACCTTCAAGAAGGAAGATGTTAAGAGACCCCTTGAGGGATTTGGAGTTCTTGTGCCCTCTAAAGAGCAGacaaatggcttaaaaactCTTG GCACTCTTTTTTCATCCATGATGTTTCCAGATCGTGCACCTAGTGACCTGCACCTTTATACTACCTTTGTTGGGGGAAGTCGAAACAAGGAACTAGCAAAAGCTTCAAC ggatgaattgaagaagattgtTACCTCTGACATTAGGCACTTGCTAGGAGCAGAAGGCGAGCCTACATCCGTGAA CCATTACCACTGGAGCAAAGCATTTCCATTGTACGGGCGTAACTATGATTCAGTTATAGAAGCAATTgagaagatggagaaaaatctCCCCGGGTTCTTCTATGCAG GTAACCATCGGGCCGGACTCTCAGTTGGCAAAGCAATAGCTTCTGGATGCAAATCCGCTGAACTTGTAATCGCCTATCTGGAATCTCCGCCGGACGAGAAGACGCGTCGGGAATGA
- the LOC137708410 gene encoding probable inactive leucine-rich repeat receptor-like protein kinase At3g03770 → MRYFYLLVSVIVSWVLFLPRTHELQTSQSLVLLQLRKHLEYPPSLEIWGNYSGDLCNLSSTAHVSISCQGNSVTELKIMGDYKLVNASGFNGFAIPNQTLSENFEIDSFFTTLSRLPSLRVLSLVSLGIWGPLPDKIHRLSSLEVLDLSSNFMFGSIPAKISRIVKLQTLTLEGNYFNETVPEWLDSLSNLTVLSLKNNRLKGEFPSSICRIKTLTVIALSHNKLSGKLPDMASLSSLHVLDLRENQLDSELPRMPKVLVTVLLSKNSFSGKIPAQFGDLGQLQHLDLSFNYLSGAPPSALFSLSNISYLNLASNMLSGAFPDKLNCGGKLGFVDISNNKLIGDLPSCLGSPSNERVVQLNGNCLSVDSQHQHQVSYCREALARNKQSRGRGTVVLIAVIAGAVLVLLLLVLGVLFFCRRYRSRRTVEHNIFAKAVPDNSPNGYCSELVANARFISQAAKLDAHGTPVSRIFSLEQLKDATDNFDSSMFMGEGSMGKLYKGRLENGTYVAIRSLTVLKKYSIQNLKVRLDLLSKLQHPHLAGLLGYCINTGGHDDSSGNRVFLVNEFVSGGNYRTYLSENYPEKVLKWSDRLAILMGVAKAVDFLHTGVIPGCFNNRLKTNNILLDEHRIAKLSDYGMSIITDESEKLEAKGEGPKTKSWNKTNMEGDVYNFGFILLESLVGPIVSGKGETFLLNEMASFGSQDGRRRIVDPIVLTTCSQESLSIVVSITKKCISPEVAARPSFEDVLWNLQYAAQVQATADSDQKSDSTS, encoded by the exons ATGAGATACTTTTACTTGTTAGTTTCAGTCATTGTGTCATGGGTTTTGTTCCTTCCAAGAACCCATGAATTGCAAACCTCTCAGAGCCTAGTGTTGTTGCAGTTGAGGAAGCATTTAGAGTACCCTCCCTCATTAGAAATTTGGGGAAATTACAGTGGAGACCTCTGTAACCTGTCTTCCACTGCTCATGTGAGCATTTCATGCCAGGGCAATTCAGTCACTGAGCTCAAAATTATGGGAGATTATAAGCTTGTTAATGCGAGTGGTTTCAATGGATTTGCAATTCCCAACCAGACACTGTCTGAGAATTTTGAGATTGATTCTTTTTTCACCACATTGTCAAGGTTGCCTAGTTTGAGGGTTCTTAGCTTAGTGTCTCTGGGGATTTGGGGTCCGCTTCCTGATAAGATTCATCGGTTATCTTCGCTTGAAGTCTTAGACTTGAGCTCGAATTTCATGTTTGGTTCCATTCCGGCGAAAATATCTAGAATTGTGAAACTTCAAACTCTAACACTGGAGGGCAATTATTTCAATGAAACTGTCCCTGAGTGGTTGGACTCGTTGTCGAATCTCACTGTTTTGAGCTTAAAGAACAATCGGTTGAAAGGCGAGTTTCCTTCTTCGATATGCAGAATCAAGACACTCACTGTCATTGCTTTGTCTCACAATAAGCTTTCTGGAAAGTTACCTGATATGGCTAGTTTAAGCAGCCTGCATGTCTTGGACTTGAGAGAAAATCAATTAGATTCTGAACTACCAAGGATGCCGAAAGTGTTGGTTACAGTTCTTCTTAGCAAGAACTCATTCTCCGGAAAGATTCCTGCACAATTTGGTGATTTGGGTCAGCTTCAGCACCTTGATCTCTCATTCAATTATCTTAGCGGAGCACCGCCCTCTGCTTTGTTCTCTTTGTCAAACATCAGTTATCTGAATTTAGCATCCAATATGCTGAGTGGAGCATTCCCAGACAAGCTAAATTGTGGTGGAAAACTTGGGTTTGTTGATATTTCTAATAACAAGTTAATAGGTGATCTTCCGTCTTGCCTAGGCAGTCCTTCAAATGAGAGAGTTGTTCAACTGAACGGAAATTGTCTGTCGGTTGATTCTCAACACCAGCATCAAGTTTCATATTGCAGAGAAGCTCTTGCAAGGAACAAACAATCTAGAGGAAGAGGAACCGTCGTGCTAATTGCTGTTATCGCTGGAGCTGTTCTTGTTTTACTACTTTTGGTACTCGgggttcttttcttttgtagaAGATACCGTTCTAGGAGGACAGTTGAGCACAACATATTTGCAAAGGCCGTGCCAGATAATTCACCAAATGGTTATTGCTCTGAACTCGTTGCAAACGCAA GATTCATATCTCAAGCAGCGAAGTTAGACGCACACGGTACCCCAGTGAGTCGTATATTTTCGCTTGAACAGTTGAAGGACGCAACAGACAACTTCGATTCATCTATGTTTATGGGTGAAGGCTCAATGGGAAAG CTTTACAAAGGAAGGTTGGAAAATGGGACCTATGTTGCAATCCGATCTCTCACTGTATTGAAGAAATATTCAATTCAAAACCTTAAAGTTCGGCTGGATTTGCTCTCCAAGCTTCAGCATCCTCACTTGGCTGGCCTCTTGGGTTATTGCATCAACACTGGTGGACACGATGATTCCAGCGGCAACAGAGTCTTCCTTGTAAATGAATTTGTCTCTGGTGGGAACTACCGTACCTATCTGTCAG AAAACTATCCGGAGAAGGTTCTCAAGTGGTCTGATAGATTGGCAATTCTAATGGGAGTTGCGAAGGCCGTGGACTTTCTTCACACTGGGGTTATTCCAGGCTGCTTCAACAACCGACtgaaaacaaacaatatatTGCTTGATGAGCATCGGATTGCAAAGTTGAGTGACTATGGAATGTCCATCATCACAGATGAAAGTGAAAAACTCGAG GCAAAGGGAGAAGGCCCGAAAACAAAATCGTG GAATAAAACAAATATGGAGGGTGATGTTTACAACTTCGGATTTATCCTACTCGAATCACTAGTTGGGCCTATTGTGAGCGGAAAAGGGGAAACATTTCTGCTAAATGAAATG GCATCGTTTGGCAGCCAAGATGGTCGAAGAAGAATTGTGGACCCGATTGTTTTGACGACTTGCTCGCAAGAGTCTTTATCGATTGTGGTATCCATAACAAAAAAATGCATATCTCCAGAAGTGGCAGCTCGTCCCTCGTTCGAGGATGTTCTTTGGAACTTGCAGTATGCAGCTCAAGTGCAAGCCACTGCTGATAGTGATCAGAAATCTGATTCTACGTCTTAA